The Brachyhypopomus gauderio isolate BG-103 chromosome 19, BGAUD_0.2, whole genome shotgun sequence DNA segment GTGGGGGTGGGCTTGTGTCCGCTGGGGGCCCTGAAGGCCATCGACACTGTGGCCACTGCGGAGATCCACCCCCCCGGACGCTACGTCATCTGCCCCCAGCACGAGAGCCAGCGGCTGCTGCATGGCGACTCCCTGGAGTCTCTAGCACTGCCGGGGTCCACGCAGCTACACCTACCCCCCCGCACCACCCCTGTGCCCTCCTCCGAGATGCTACCCCTAGATGAGCGGGAGGGGCCAGGGGGCAGGAAATCACCCTGGCAGTGACTCTGAAACGGATTGAGAGAGACTATGATGTACGTTGGCGCTGTACTGCCCTCATGTGGATAGATTAGGTATTGACCCTCAACGGCCTTTGTGTCTTTGCACGTCTTCCACCCACAAGCACATGCTTCCCGTAAGCCACCGTGGTTAAAATGAGGCATTTAAAAGTTTTATAGACCAAATTTTTCACTCATATATCATTTCTTCTATATTATAGTTAAGTAATTAACTAGCATGAGGGaccctttatttttttaattgacaATGTCAATACACCTGAGAAGTTAATTCACCACATcattacagcacacacacacacacacacacacacacacacacacacacacttttaatgGTAAGATTAGTGAAAACTATTCAAACAGAAGCTTCAAGCCTGCAGATATAAACTAGGTGAACATTTGATATCTACACCTGACAAGTTAGCATGAAGGTCTATATGACCACGTGTAAATCAAGCATTAAAAATGAACTCAGGAGGTACTAACTCACAACCAATCAGTGAGAGCAATGAACTCAGGAGGTACTAACTTTCAACCAATCAGTGAGAGTCATGCAAAAGGCATGTCAGTATTGATTAGCACCAGCATATTACTGCCACACAACGTGCTTTGATGAACTCGTCTTGTTTCATTAACCCACCCACATCCAAATGTTCAAGATGTTTCTCCTGGCTGGAAGTCCAGACTTTCTGACTGTTGAAGTTTTTGACTCTGTCCTCTCCAAAGACAACATTATAAAGATCAACCCAGGATACTTCTGTTCACTGGAATATAACTTTCCTTCAGGGCCAGAGGGCACAGAGGGAAAACACACCACAGAGTAGAGAAAGTGGAGAAGGGAACTAATGTTGGGTGGATACGTTTACCTTCATTTACATTCGTACCAAGTCTGTGTACACAGCACACAAGTTTTGGATTTCTTTGTTCATCAAACAAAACCAAATTGTGAGTAGcgtggtgagtgtgtgcatcCCTATGAGACATTAGAAATATAACCGTTGCCCTCAaactgatctgagaccagtttTATGGTCTCCAGTGGTAACATAGGCTGGGTCCCCATATCAGCTTAAATAGGACAGTATGAGACAGGGTTAGGGAAAaccagggttaggggttagggttaggataggattagacacacacacacacctgggtaaggggtcagggttaggttaggattagggacacacacacaccagtgttagaattagggacacacacacacctaccagggttagggttagggacacacacacaccccagggtTTAGattagggacacacacacacaccagggttcCCCCCAGCACTGCCTTGACTCAAGCACAGTATTcttgtgtttgtcttttttcatttttgtataTAAGAATTTTTGCACTAATCATTTTTGTGTCTTTAGGTTCTTTTGTTGTCTTATGCATATAGTTCACTTGTTAGTCTAAAATTCCCATATGGCAGGATTATGGTGAAATTGTGATTTTTATGCTAAGAACGTTAAAATATGCAAAATTTCAGATGCTTAAAAGAGCCCAACATCAATGTTTATAATTAGTTTGTTTAAATAGAATTACCGGTAAATTCAAAATTTTCAGTAACAGGTTAGCTCAAAATGCAAAATGGGGAAAAAAGACACAGAAAAGCTTGTAAACATTACACTTAACATTTATGGTACGGGATAGAACAGATGTGTACAATTTTTACTTGGTGGTGCtatttcaaacatttcatttgTTTGAGAAATTTGAAAATAATTAGAACGTATGGTGGGTTTTATGTGACGTGGTTTTGTTCGTAGATGTCAGTTTTCCGACGTGTGTATATTAGATTTCACCGCCACGTTCGTGACACCACTGTGTCCTGATCCGTCTTCATCCTCGTATTTACACACTGTCGTTTTCACATTCTCCCATATTAAGGAAGGACTGTGTCTGACGTAACCAGGACACAACTGTGATCACTTCATTACGGTCGAAGATGCTCCACGGTTCCTATAAAAAGAGCAGGACTGTGGATCTGTTAACTCATGTGATGTTAACTCATGTGGTTTaaactgcacattctgtggtacgAAAGCCATCACATCCATAAACATTCACAAGTGAATGAGGCAATTCGACACTTTAAAGTGCATTTTGGGAAAGCCAGTATTCTGCCTTAAAATTGCTCTGTTTGTAATGTGCAAATATGAAGAATTATGTTTGTGTCTAGACATTAATGTCACTATTATGATTTTGATATTTTGATACGCttttatattaaataaatgCTGTCTGCACAACATATATTTGTGTTTAACATGTTTTAGTGGTTTTGAGCTATAATTTACATTATGGCTCGCAATGATAAATCCATTAGGTTTTTTGCCAACCACACTGAAAGTGAAGAAATTAAAAGTGCTATGAAGAGGTAAACAGTCAATCTTAACTTCTCTGCACAAAGTTGTCAGCTGAAAATAATGTCACTGAAAAATCACTCAAAATTACTATTAACTAGTTTAGATTAATACGACTCTTATAAATTAATCTCTTATAAATTAATCTTTAACCCTAGCAATTTGTTTCTTTTCTGTTCTGTCGTTGATAGACGATAAAGCACATAGCTCATTATGGATGGTTTGGGAACTTTATTGAGTTATAATGCAGGTTTCTCAGATTGGAGGCTATGTGATGGACATGTCCATTTTTCAGTTAACGGTAACAAGAACAGCAGGGAACAGAGGGATGATACTTAGATTGTCATGTTTTTTTCTCAAGTTTTGAGATTCTCCAGTGAGTCCATGCTACCAATAGCCTGATCTCTTTGTCATAACCTTTAAGAGGAAATTGAATTATAAAGGACACAAAGAGAGCGTGTGCTGCAGAAAGCATTTCCGTCTTGTGGAAATCTTCACCTGAAGGAAACTGACCTCGTTCCAGAGCTTAGAGGAACAAGGAGGAAAATCTGCATACGTCATCACTTCTCAGCGTTTTCAGACTTTAGAAGGCGGACGTAGTCACAGCTAAAGGAAGTGCTCAAGTGTGACCTATAAACTCAGAAATGAGAACTCAAGTGTGTGATATGGATGGGAAGTGTGTAATCCAGTGGACTTATTCACTACAGAATGTCTATCCACTTTCTCTTCAGACTCACAGATTACATTAAATAAGGACAAGGAGAAAAATAAAACTGAGATGTTCAAGGACACTATGTTCAAGAAGGACATTATATCTAAGGACAATATATCCAAGAAGGACACAACATCTACGGACACTATAAGGACATTATATCTAAGAATTCAATGAGAACACAAGTTTGAGATGAACAAAATAGGAGTGCTTGTCTGCATTTTCAGGTGGTTCGCAAGTGTCCCTTTCCACTGTTTAATTTTGCACAATATTGCACCGCTCCCTGCAGGGGGTGCTGTTGTGCCAACAAGGATGCAAAGACAAAAATCGATGCAACAGCCATTTGACGCAGCAGTTTTTAATGGCCAGTAATTTGTCCCGTTTGTGACGACGCTACAGTTTCTGATGACGCTACAGTTTCTGATGTGCTGTTAACATGTACGAGATACATGTACCTCTCCAGATACAAAGCGTCTCTCCACATGTCCAAACGGCAATTAAAATCCATAATTCTGCAGGCAATGACGCATTGTTCACAGTTCTGTACTGTATAGTGTTGGGTGTTTATTCCACCTTCACAGACTCCATCATCAGGGCAGCTGCATGAGGAATTTGATGACATTTAAGACACATTGAAAAGCTACAGAATCCTCACAGCATGCAGTGAAGATTTCACAGCTGTCACCCTTGTGTAGTTATGTTAACAAAGCTTACAGAACAGGCAGGTTTGGTCTGTTTTCAGTGCATGTTGAATAGTGCTTTGAGTAAATATAAAAAGGCAAAAAACTGTTTGACAATCAAGAGACAATAAGTGGCTTATTTTTTGGTATGTGAAAAACAATGAGTATGAACAGGAAACATTAGAGATGCTCATTAAATTGGGCTTTTGTTAAAAACCAAAACAGACAAAGAAAAGCCCTTGGGTTAAACCAGGTGAAAGTCCAGGTGCTGCTGATAAAGTTGGCAATATTCACATTATAATCTAAACCAGGCATGTTATATTTTGACTATAATAAAAACAATCTCCTTATAATCATATGGTATGGCCATCTAATGTGTGTGCCGTCCTCTCTACCAGCCACCAAGCAAAATTTAACAAGACTGAGACTCCAGGTTCTCAGTGTTCAGTCTGTAGTGGCTCACAAGTGAATTAAGAGACAgttgaatgcatgtgtgtgtaaaataataTGAAGTCTCTGATAGTGCAGCAGTAGTGAGTTATTAATGTGATCATTAATGTGATCAGGAtagcatgtgtgcgtgtgtgtgcatgcatttgtgtctgtgtgcatgtaagtgtgtgtatgtaagtgtgtatgtgtgtgtgagagagagtgtgtgtgtgtgtattcccatGTAAGCCACATATCAAGCCTTTACTACTCAGCTTCACATTCAAAGAGATATCAAAGCCAATAAGTGTTGAGATACATAGATCAGACACTTCCATAAACAGTCTTCTAAAATAAAGGAACACCCTTCAGGATCTTTTAAGCTTTCATAGATCAATAACTGCAAGTTGTCCGTGTAGTTAGTAATTTTACTTGCTTTTCAGAGGCTGGTATTGTTTGTAAATCACAAAAAGTTGGAAGTTAAAACAGTTATTCAGCAATTATACATGGTCTTTAGCTAAAGGTCCCATTATTAGTAAAGGATATGACATCGTAATAGTGCTCAGACCCGCCCCCCCGGACAAACATTACACACTTGGGAAGCCTCAGAACCATCATCACATACAGGGCTATAAACTCTCCCCTAGTCCAGCACAGTCCAATGTGATATGTAGATCCATACGTCTATATACACTACCCCATTACtgccccacccccacatcccACACTTGGCGTGGTCCCACTTTTGGCTACCAAGTCAGCGGCCTCTTCCATTATCGCCATATAGGGAAGCTCACTTGAGGAGAGACAAATCATCGGCGAAGTCGCCAGCACCCAGGGAGCGCAGACAGTGAGCAAAGCGCCACTGGCACACCATGAGACAGAGCGGCAGCATGAACAGGGCGCAGATGCCTGCCATGATGTAGGCGATGGTCATGAGTGTGGACTCGTCCGTCTGGGGAAGGTTGTAGGCACAGTCCTCCAGCTCCAGGCCGTGGAACGGGCCCTCCACCGAGGCTGTGCGGAACTCGTCATGGACTAGGGAGAgaggttaaacacacacacacacacacactagttggGCCACCTAACTAGGGCAGATGGGTTCTGCTGCTACATACCCTGAAGGAGTTTGTCATTTATCATGGGCTTATCTAATGCTGAAAACAAATATTACACGATAAAGAATGCtaattatgtttttttaaaaCAGGAAAATAAACAGTATTAGTAGtataaatttacatttatacTAATTCATTTGGTAAATATATTTATccaataaataataatagtacatgagatttatatagtgcttttcaactGCAAAAAAAAGGATAATGTCAGGATAAAGAACAAAAAATGTCTTACAAAGACAggaaaaaaacaagcaaatctAATAGCCCTTCTGCCTAATGCCCTTATAGAAactaataaaacaaaaaaagttcAATAGCACGTGAATCTAATTAATAACATTATTATATCCATATGGGGAGTCATCCGAGATTGCCCATAAAGCATGCCAGACAGGGCGTCCCTCATGTTCTATGGCCTCTTCTGTTTATTATCCGTGTTCTCCCTCTTGGGGACATTAAAGTTACTAAAATGTCAGTGCTATGATAATGACACTCATGTATATCTCTTTAAACCCTAATCTAGCTTTAAACCCTCTATTCctttccctcctccctccattaCTCAACATTTGTAACTAACGGCCTTTCACCCAAAACCAAGTGGCTCgtgcagctcatccagaatGCAACCACAAGGGTGTAATACATTTGAGCATGTTACACAAGTAGTCGAAGAGCTTCACTGGTTACCCATATATAGATAAATCCAATATAACATCGTAGTTTTAACATTTAAATCACTTCATGGACTGAGTCCTGTTAACCTGTGTGATATCATTAAATGATATACACCTTCTCATAGTTTAAGATCAGTGTCTGTCCTGGCTGGCCCTTCGTTCAGACTGTTTAATGATCTGTTTAGTGGTGCTGCGTCCACATTTTTCTAAAGCAACCTTTTGTTCTGTGCTTTATAAAATTAatggatttattattattattattattattattattattattatacaatgTGAAATTTACAGTGTCAGAGCAAATTATAGAACATTTGTTTTTGTGATCTTTCCTACCATGACAGGTGCTGACAGCAAATCCAATCCGCTTGTGTTGGCGGTCAAAGACGACGTAGAAGCCCTCCATGATGACAGCACCCATCACGGTGCCCGTGCTGGACTGAGACACCGCAAACTTGTAGCAGTCTTCCTGAGCTGAGGCCACGTCCTCCACAGGACGCAGGTACTGCTGCAGGAACACAGGGAGGCAGCCGCGGACATTAGCACGAATGTTAGCTTAgcgtgctaacacacacacacacacacacacacacacacacacacacacctggggcagGATGGAGATGCGGAAGGACTGGTTGCGGTTCTCACTCATCAGGTAGAGTGAGATGACGGGGAAGATGTGCCAGGGGGTGGTACCAGCCTGCCAGCACACCAGCTGCTCGCCCAGCCAGAACCCCGACGGAAACTGCTCCGTCTGCACCAGAGAGGGAAGGTGGGAgaaatgacacataagcagttAGGTTTGCCAGTATTAACCACAGACGGGTATTTTATTGTTGTATCAATCCTGACACTCCAATAGGTGAGGCCAGATGGCTAAAAACACTCCATCACACGGCAGCCCGACCTGCACGCAGGACAATGCTAACTACTGCTACACGATAGGGCGAGGGTTAACCAATGACAATGCACGGCGAGGGTTAACTAGTGACTAGTTAACCCTCACCGTGCCTCGTCATTGGCATAGTGACTAGTTAACCACTGACAAAACTCTgactgtgttcgaaatagcctactacatactgcatactgcagggttgccaactctcacggaatgagcgtgagacacacgcatttgaccgttttcacacgctctcacgccacacatccaatttctcacgccgaaaaaaatctagtttatttacctctgatccatatctatgattcaatgagttactagtttgctctggcgccaaccactggcgatcgatcgatcgcgatataatacttaatttgtgtccattttacaccccccccataacaatttacattcgccacccccctacttgcggaagtagtatgtcatgcggggatgtttcgcgtactggaaacattctttttattcgcatactgcatactgcatacaCCATACTGAGGCCAAAGCaatacgccagtagtatgtagtaggctatttcgaacacagcctctgTCTGTAGCTGAGCAGAAGGAATCACACTGTGGTTCCTCCTTGTCCCAGACTGCTGAGAGATCGAAGAGTTGAAGAGGAACAGCAACTGACCGACGACGCTGCCTCTATGGCCGTCACAGCTGCCTGAAAGACCTTACGAGGGAGCCGCAGGTTGGTGGTGCCACTGTCAACAATACTCTTATCATAGTTATACTGCCAGAGAGAGACAGCCAAGaaggtgagacagagagagagagagagagagagagagagagagagagacgtgttATTTAGTAATTTTTACACTTTAATTATGAAGCTGACAGCTCCTTAGAGGTTTCagacaaaacagaacaaaattattattttacaacaataaGATTATTTACAATAATAAGAGGAGACAACAAATATTCAGTCAAAAATGCAGGTGTTGAATAACAATTTGTTGAATAGCAATTTGTTGTTATTCAACACCAGGATTTTTGACTGAACTCTTCTCAATGGCAGTAAAATGAAAGTAAAAGCTGCAATTGGCATTATGCAAATGAAAATTCTAATCAGAGGCAATCTGAGGTTATTTTCATATTCAGCATTTTTGTGCTACTGCTTATAGAAAGAATTGGAAAGCTTCCATTTTTTCATACCTCTTTGCAGTCCATATTGAGATCTTGTCCGTTGACTTCGATGCGCACGATAACGACCTCATAATACCACTGTCGACGAATGGGCGTGTACCACACCTCCCCCACGAACAGGGAAGGGTCCATCCCACCAATAATCTGTCACAATTGTATTATATGTAGGCTTGACATTGAGCTTCAACCACATACTTATTTACACATCTcagttttgagtgtgtgtggtagacgtgtgtgtggtagatgatgcCCTCGTACCATACTGCCCCCCACTGTGGCACTGCCCAGACTGTAGTTCTGCGTGAATCCGGCTCCGCAGAGCTGCAGGGAGAACAGGTTGGGCACATTGGTCTGTCGCACCAGAGAGTCAAAGAAGGGCTCCAAACTCTCATCAGGCTGAGAGGAAAGAGAAGAAGACAAGAACATGAGAGAAGAACAAGAGAGCAGAGCagcgcatgagagagagagagaagaacaaCACCAAAACATATATTCATTTAGGCAGAAAATTCCGTCATTCAGTCAGCACAGCCCTACACAACCTCAACATGCATGTGTAGTCACTTAATTACTGATGAAAATCTGATAAGTGCTTAGAGGCGACAAGCTACATTCTaagagattttttttcagtgttatgTTCTTACTCGTTTCACAGCACCCGGAACTGCACTACGACGCTGCAGTTACTTATTCACAGCTTCCggttcgtttggttacttattcggtGGCTGAAGGGTGCGTTCACGATGCGTTCACGATATGTTCACGATATGTTCACGATGCGTTCACGATATGTTCACGATATGTTCACGATGCGTTCACGATGCGTTCATGATGCGCGTTTGCTGCACACTTTGTTTAACAGAGATGGACCGAATTAACATGGGATCATAATTTTAGTTCATTGTTTCTGATTTTATGTgtaaaacattaaataatgaaagaatgaaagaagaaATTATTATATGAAAAAATAAtttctatttcaagtcattCCAGTTGTAGGCAATTTGTATATGATTTATTATTTAGTCTACATTTCTACTATAAAGGAAACCTATTTGTAGAAAGattttagatttgaaaactaaacagagatgtgtaactttgtgtatCCATCTAGATGAAAGAAAATCTGTTCAGTCCTGAAaaatctctcacacacgcacacacacacacacacacacacacacacacacacacacacacacacacacacacacacacacacacacacacgtgcgtgcagAACCCACCCTTGCGATCTCGGCGTAGGCCAGGCCGAGGATGCCCTCCCAGTTAGAACCATTAATGAAGAAGCGATCAGACTCAGTGATGGCGGCGATGTTGGCCCTCAGAGATGCTCTGGGCCCATGAGGTACTGACACCACGTCCGTCCCCAGCTGCCCCTCCCAGCGGCCCTGGGTGTACGGCACATACACTCTCGCCCCCAGGTCCCTGTAGGACGTGGATCTGAAGAAACACATGTGGTtaactgattttttttatttttacaggaCTGTAAGGCAACAGCCAGCTCTAAGAGATGAATGTGTGCTGAAATTCACTACACCTGGCTCTGTAACATTACACTACACCTGGCACTGTAACATTACACTAGACTACACCTGGCTCTGTAACATTACGTTACACTACACCTGGCTCTGTATCATTACATGCAATGACCTTCACTCAGAAATAAGTCCTGAGCAATGACATCAATGGTAAACAGTCACACGTCCCATGAATATAGTTACCAAAATGaccaccacacactgcacacgcACCAGAAGGAACAACACACAATGACACACGCCCCATCATAACCCACGACAAACatagacacacaccacaccatgtCCCATACACACCATGactcaaaacacacaacacgacaaaccttaacacacacactatgtttcaGCTGGATTTAAAACCTAAGTATATTTTACTATGTTACTACTAAATGGTCAGGTTTCTTGTATCTGGTTCATTTTAATGAATTTTcggttttattttctccataGTGTATATCTTATCTCTCAATTTGCCTATTTCCTTCTTCCCTACTAGTATTTGGACCAACTTTAAATTACCTCTTTCTAGTTAGGCCTAATTGCTAATGGTGCCAAAAAGTCAATTCAAAAATGTAATTTAAGGAGCCAGTATTTAGTATTACAGAATCTGATTATGCTTACAGATCAACATTAGCATTCTGTAGATCATGCAACACTTTACACATTCCTTAGTAACTGCTTCTGCCAACTCTCGTTTTGCCCCAACAAAGTTGGTTCCATTATCTGATCTCAGATGAGAGACCTGTCCTCTTCTACAAATGAACCTGCGTATAGCATTAATGCATGCATCTGTGTCTAAAGAGTATGAAATTTCAAAATTAATGGCTCTACTGGCCATACAAGTAAAAATTACTCCATAGCGTTTTACTACCCTGCGTCCTCTTTTGACTTCCAAAAGCCCAAAGTAATCAATCCCAACATTACTGAATGGAGGAAGATCAGGTGTTGGTCTTTCAAAAGCTAAATCTGCCATTTTTTCCTATAAAAAACACAACTTGCTAAAATCTTCCTGGCTGCTCCATTAGCGCGAGTTATCCAGTATTTTTCATGGAATTCAGTCAGCATATAATTTCTTCCGCTATGTTCTGCCTGATCATGAATATACTTTAAAATGAGTTTAGAGACATGTTGATCCTTGGATAAAATAATAGGATGTTTAATGTCCACAGGCATTGTTTCCTTACACAAGCTTCCTCCAAGTCTTAAGATGGTACTATCCTTTGTTGCCTCTCATTTTCCAGAAGATAATGCATTAATCTCATTGTTGAACTTTTCTTTCTGAGAAAAAAAGACAATGGCTTGCTCTGCTTCCAAGAGGTCATCAATGGTCAAGATTTGTCTTCCTATTGCAGCCTAAACTTTCATAATTTCCTGGTCTACATTATAAGTGTTCGCCCACTTCAAcaattcttttcttttcttgctTAATTCTCTTAAAGTGTGCTTTACCTTTAGCACCCATGCAGTTACCGTCTTTAATCTTTTCCATTCTGAGAAGTATGTAATAAATCATTCTGTTGGACTTGCTCTCCACCATCATGGTGTTTGTTGCAAGTTCCTTTTTTAAGATCCTCTGTATTCATGTTAAAATCCACCACATAATTTGGCCATTTTGTTCCTCACAGAAAGTCTGGGCCATTTAAccatgtgacgggcaggtgtgagcaactgaaaaggaagcgatcacgccaagtctcagggaaataggatggtttaatagaaagtgtgcaaaccaaaaacccgtgcatggttccagattaaggaaataataaccagcagtcaactggtacaaagacaagacgtatatagacgaacaaacgaccctcaggtgagacagatcacgggtcccgcccacctgagggacgaacatcacgtgaccaaaaacaggaccgctgccgctgtaaccgggggcgaccggtaggggcccacccacaacgtgacagacccccccaccaaagccgcactcccctccggatttgcggtttacagcggcagcacacaaaacacaacaatcaagacagggacccgttccctgccgtcctgagctgaaacacaaaacacaaaacacataagctcctcgtcacaggacgcagacaaggcagggacccgttccctgcagtcctggagctgaaaatataaaacacataggttagctcgcctcctgggcgggaccctggaccgaccgggccgtcaaaaagacgataaccacgccccggtcggtcacagggccctcgcgccctaaccagccttaggccgcttaagccccaccgctgtgtgcggaccgggagcacatggcccaacacacgtcacaggtgtggatgtgtgcaggccgccacactggggtgtggccacggcttccacaaacacctcccgaacctacctcctcgctcggagctgacccctgccctttcgctaggggtcaccccagactcctggggagtgaacccctccccggggcccctcatctcaaggtggactcctccacccaacccaggagcgccagagaccagggccctggcaatccgcaacagggacacgctggtcaccccgagctcgaaggagagggtctcctcctggagaccccactaggtccgggagtaccgcagtccaccaccaggagcgacctgcaacacatcactcacacacacacgcacacagacaacacataacacaaaacgcgcactgctccgaccactgaccccccttttacacaggggggaagggaccccttcttggcatgaggagacaccctgtccttacaccccaggcatcctccgcctacaaaggggtacaggggctcctctttgctcaggggtccctcccaaccggtcaggtctcctgatggagcagtgccttctgagccacatgtcgtggctcaggaaccccatagctcccccccaaaaacatatttagggggggcccctccggggaacaacaaaacaaaaaacacagacaacatTTAACATATACGCACCCAAggtgccctccgtgccacatccagtggcacgggacctctaatgggcccctccccacacacagtgaagaggggtgcaagagaggaattacataaaacaaagcacgctacactctaggacaaaacgaacacgcaaagacagaacacaaacaaacggacaggacccaccgatgcgcgcgctctgcggagcgcgacgcgcctactccagctct contains these protein-coding regions:
- the bace1 gene encoding beta-secretase 1, yielding MTVRCHHLFVISWTIMSLFEVDVSKAEVERPSAALLRVPLRQGPQSPPQRETWPGPRRAARKRRGTGGINFVDMVDNLRGKSGQGYYVEMAVGTPPQKLNILVDTGSSNFAVGAAAHPFLRRYYRRSLSTSYRDLGARVYVPYTQGRWEGQLGTDVVSVPHGPRASLRANIAAITESDRFFINGSNWEGILGLAYAEIARPDESLEPFFDSLVRQTNVPNLFSLQLCGAGFTQNYSLGSATVGGSMIIGGMDPSLFVGEVWYTPIRRQWYYEVVIVRIEVNGQDLNMDCKEYNYDKSIVDSGTTNLRLPRKVFQAAVTAIEAASSTEQFPSGFWLGEQLVCWQAGTTPWHIFPVISLYLMSENRNQSFRISILPQQYLRPVEDVASAQEDCYKFAVSQSSTGTVMGAVIMEGFYVVFDRQHKRIGFAVSTCHVHDEFRTASVEGPFHGLELEDCAYNLPQTDESTLMTIAYIMAGICALFMLPLCLMVCQWRFAHCLRSLGAGDFADDLSLLK